A region from the Maniola jurtina chromosome 20, ilManJurt1.1, whole genome shotgun sequence genome encodes:
- the LOC123875765 gene encoding uncharacterized protein LOC123875765, giving the protein MLSPLYIASNSEPVENTEVQYSEITPEMIFEAVRNLSMWRQDVPTSSILDHISRNYPVNRDKKALLHELSGKLRICVMLGIVSEAPNETWRISCQLQNRMLTTNHVTMFWNLYADTLKPIKKKDIKTQKPRTKHQAQPKTLTTFDEDMI; this is encoded by the exons ATGCTGTCACCTCTATACATCGCTTCCAATTCTGAACCTGTTGAGAACACCGAAGTACAATATAGCGAG ATAACTCCTGAAATGATATTCGAGGCAGTAAGAAACCTATCGATGTGGAGACAGGATGTTCCAACCAGCTCTATTCTAGATCATATCAGT CGAAATTATCCAGTGAATAGGGACAAGAAAGCGTTGTTACATGAGCTGTCCGGCAAATTGAGGATCTGTGTTATGTTAG GTATAGTGAGTGAAGCGCCAAACGAAACCTGGAGAATCAGCTGCCAGCTGCAAAACCGCATGCTGACTACGAACCATGTGACTATGTTCTGGAACCTGTATGCTGACACCCTTAAACCAATCAAGAAGAAAGACATT AAAACTCAGAAGCCAAGAACGAAACATCAAGCCCAACCAAAAACGTTGACTACATTTGACGAAGACATGATTTAA